One window of the Klebsiella sp. WP3-W18-ESBL-02 genome contains the following:
- the dksA gene encoding RNA polymerase-binding protein DksA — MQEGQNRKTSSLSILAIAGVEPYQEKPGEEYMNEAQLAHFRRILEAWRNQLRDEVDRTVTHMQDEAANFPDPVDRAAQEEEFSLELRNRDRERKLIKKIEKTLKKVEDEDFGYCESCGVEIGIRRLEARPTADLCIDCKTLAEIREKQMAG, encoded by the coding sequence ATGCAAGAAGGGCAAAACCGTAAAACATCGTCCCTGAGTATTCTCGCCATCGCTGGGGTGGAGCCATACCAAGAGAAGCCAGGCGAAGAGTATATGAACGAAGCCCAGCTGGCGCACTTCAGGCGTATTCTTGAAGCATGGCGTAATCAACTTAGGGATGAAGTCGATCGCACCGTTACACACATGCAGGACGAAGCTGCAAACTTCCCGGATCCGGTTGACCGTGCCGCGCAGGAAGAAGAGTTCAGCCTCGAGCTGCGTAACCGCGACCGTGAACGCAAGCTGATCAAAAAGATCGAGAAGACGTTGAAGAAAGTGGAAGACGAAGATTTCGGCTACTGCGAATCTTGCGGTGTGGAAATTGGCATTCGTCGTCTGGAAGCGCGTCCAACGGCAGACCTGTGCATTGACTGCAAAACGCTGGCAGAAATCCGCGAAAAGCAGATGGCAGGCTAA
- the sfsA gene encoding DNA/RNA nuclease SfsA, with amino-acid sequence MQFIPPLKSATLIKRYKRFLADVVTPAGETFTLHCANTGAMTGCATPGDTVWYSTSENTKRKYPHSWELTQTQKGDFICVNTLRANSLAKDAILSGRIPELTGYNTLKSEVKYGEEGSRIDIMLQADDRPTCYIEVKSVTLAENEFGYFPDAVTVRGQKHLRELMSVVAGGERAVLLFAILHSAIEYFSPAHHIDAKYAELLQEAQKQGVEVLAYKAELSADNMTLISPLPVSLSRGEEVE; translated from the coding sequence ATGCAGTTTATCCCCCCGCTTAAGTCCGCCACGCTGATCAAACGCTATAAACGTTTTCTCGCTGACGTCGTTACCCCAGCAGGCGAAACCTTTACGCTTCATTGCGCCAATACCGGCGCAATGACCGGCTGCGCGACGCCCGGCGATACCGTTTGGTATTCCACGTCAGAAAATACTAAGCGCAAATATCCCCACAGCTGGGAATTAACCCAGACACAAAAAGGGGATTTTATTTGTGTAAATACGTTACGGGCAAATAGCTTAGCAAAAGACGCTATTTTATCCGGACGTATTCCTGAACTTACCGGTTACAACACGCTGAAAAGCGAAGTGAAATATGGTGAGGAAGGCAGTCGAATAGACATCATGTTACAGGCAGATGATCGTCCTACCTGCTATATTGAAGTGAAGTCAGTCACACTTGCAGAAAATGAATTCGGCTATTTTCCTGACGCCGTCACCGTGCGCGGACAAAAGCATCTACGCGAGCTGATGAGCGTTGTGGCGGGCGGTGAACGCGCCGTTTTGCTGTTTGCAATATTGCACTCAGCCATTGAATATTTCTCTCCAGCGCACCATATTGATGCTAAATACGCAGAGTTGTTACAAGAAGCACAGAAACAGGGGGTGGAAGTTTTAGCTTATAAGGCGGAACTTTCTGCCGATAATATGACTCTGATATCGCCGTTACCCGTCTCGTTATCGCGGGGTGAAGAAGTTGAGTAG
- the gluQRS gene encoding tRNA glutamyl-Q(34) synthetase GluQRS: protein MSSQSYIGRFAPSPSGELHFGSLIAALGSYLQARAQQGIWRVRIEDIDPPREVPGAATTILHQLEHYGLHWDGDVLWQSQRHDAYREALAWLKNQNLCYYCTCTRARIQQIGGTYDGYCRDRHNGPQNAALRLRQSHPVMAFTDLLRGRLTADERLAREDFIIHRRDGLFAYNLAVVVDDHFQGVTEIVRGADLIAPTVRQISLYQQFGWPVPDYIHLPLALNEEGAKLSKQNHAPALPTGDPRPILIAALRFLGQPVTDQWQDFSTADLLQNAVAQWSLTSVPETAKINPPFSNASC, encoded by the coding sequence ATGTCATCACAATCTTACATCGGGCGATTTGCCCCCTCTCCTTCCGGTGAGCTGCATTTCGGCTCGTTAATTGCCGCGTTAGGCAGCTACCTCCAGGCTCGCGCTCAGCAGGGCATCTGGCGAGTGCGCATCGAAGATATCGATCCCCCTCGTGAAGTTCCCGGTGCTGCAACCACCATTTTGCATCAACTGGAACATTACGGCCTGCACTGGGACGGCGACGTGCTGTGGCAATCGCAGCGCCACGACGCCTACCGAGAAGCGCTGGCGTGGCTGAAAAACCAGAACCTGTGCTACTACTGCACCTGCACGCGCGCGCGAATTCAGCAGATTGGCGGCACCTATGACGGCTACTGCCGTGACCGACACAACGGCCCGCAAAACGCTGCGCTGCGCCTGCGTCAGTCCCATCCGGTGATGGCATTTACCGATTTACTGCGCGGTCGCCTGACCGCCGATGAACGTCTGGCGCGGGAAGATTTTATTATTCATCGCCGTGATGGGTTATTTGCCTATAATCTCGCGGTGGTGGTGGATGACCATTTCCAGGGCGTCACCGAGATTGTGCGCGGCGCAGACCTTATCGCACCGACCGTCAGGCAGATTTCCCTGTACCAGCAGTTTGGCTGGCCCGTACCGGACTACATTCACCTGCCGCTGGCATTGAATGAAGAAGGTGCTAAACTTTCGAAGCAAAATCATGCACCTGCTTTACCTACCGGCGACCCGCGCCCGATACTCATTGCGGCGCTGCGTTTTTTAGGCCAGCCGGTAACTGACCAGTGGCAGGATTTTAGCACGGCCGATTTATTGCAAAATGCGGTCGCTCAGTGGTCGCTAACGTCAGTACCTGAGACGGCGAAGATCAATCCGCCATTCTCAAACGCGTCATGCTGA
- the thpR gene encoding RNA 2',3'-cyclic phosphodiesterase, whose protein sequence is MSESKRLFFAIAIPPKIQKQLVQWRAERFPADAGVPVVAANMHMTLAFLGEVSAEKQRALAAMAGRIRQPGFTLHLDDAGQWLRSRVVWLGTRQPPRGLLQLANMLRAQAARSGCYQSPQPFHPHLTLLRHAAQAVPIPPPGFHWEIPVTEFVLYESRVVGHRTRYTPLQRWTLSE, encoded by the coding sequence ATGTCTGAGTCAAAAAGGCTGTTTTTCGCCATTGCTATCCCGCCGAAGATCCAGAAACAGCTGGTGCAATGGCGCGCCGAGCGTTTCCCCGCCGATGCGGGCGTGCCGGTCGTCGCCGCCAATATGCATATGACGCTGGCGTTTCTCGGCGAGGTCAGCGCGGAAAAACAGCGGGCGCTGGCGGCCATGGCCGGACGCATTCGTCAGCCGGGTTTTACGCTGCATCTGGACGATGCCGGGCAGTGGCTGCGCTCGCGAGTGGTGTGGCTCGGTACGCGTCAGCCGCCGCGCGGGCTGCTGCAGCTGGCGAATATGCTGCGCGCCCAGGCCGCACGCAGCGGCTGCTATCAGAGCCCGCAGCCGTTCCACCCGCACCTGACGCTGCTGCGCCACGCCGCGCAGGCGGTCCCCATTCCGCCCCCCGGCTTTCACTGGGAGATTCCGGTCACCGAGTTTGTGCTCTACGAATCACGCGTCGTCGGTCACCGCACCCGCTACACGCCTTTGCAGCGCTGGACGCTCAGCGAATAA